The Anguilla rostrata isolate EN2019 chromosome 1, ASM1855537v3, whole genome shotgun sequence nucleotide sequence TAGGTGGAAACGTGCCTTTGGtgagtataaaaataaaatgaataactactgtactgtatgtgtatttcattttaatatgtagCTTTGCTGATAAATAATCTCCCAATTTGTGTTTGATAGTGGTTCATAAGCTTTGGCTTTCAATGCAAACTAGCACTGtaactgaaaattaattggaaTTTGCAAAGTTACACTGAATCTAAAATTTTGTGAAACAAGTCGACAAATAGCTAAAaactaaaattacattttccattttttcccagtTGTTTCATATCCCTGTTCCTTCTGGCTCCTATACTCATTTGAAAATTCAAGCACAGACAACCGCATTCTTCAATCTTAGCCATTCATGAATATGTACACAGGGGGACTTATATCATGGCatggccccacacacacatagtccgCCTGCTtcagttttggaaaaaaaaaacttctactGGCCTGGAGTGAGTTTTCAGCAATAATAATGGAGAGATTTAGGAGACAATGTTTTATTGGCTTAATTTTTATCAACAAGCAGGTCTACTGAAGACTGAAGACTTTCTTCAGTGACTCCAGGGCTGGGCGGCTTTGGCCGCGGCGGTGGTCTGGGGCCTAGTAGCTGTTGAGAATGTCCTTGATCCAGGGCAGCAGGGCGCAGACCTTGGTGTAAACGCCGGGATAGTTGGGCTGGGCGCAGCCGTAACCCCAGGATACGATGCCCTGCAGCTCGCCGTTACACGCCAGCGGGCCGCCTGAGTCACCCTGagattggggcgggggggtcacaGAATAGGGTCAAGAGAGCAGGACAGTGCAGATGGTCGGATagaagttaaaaagaaaaaagggggaggacAGTGTGTCAGACACAAAGCACGGACAAATGCTGAATAACAATAGTTACGTTTCTATTTGATTGTGGAAACAATCCCACCTCATCTATTTTATCTTATTTGGAGAACTGCAAATGCTTGTGCGCAAACAGTCGTGTGTTCATGAATGGCCCATCGCCCGGCAAGGTGTATCACATGATACAATTGCTCTCCGCAGACTGCATCAGCGCTAACATTTGAACTATCAaacttaattaaatttaaatgagtgTTTGAGCAGAAGATGGATGGTATGTTGCCATGGTGTGCGGTGAATTGTTTGCAAATTTCAATGGTCTGATTTGTGTTAATTAGACCAATTAACTCgtttttcttgaaaatattGGCTCAGGAGAAACACTATTTTCATAGTTAAAGTTTGATGTGCACAATACTGATATTTTGAAGTCACATAGTTTCATGCTACTTgatacatatttattgtttaaacaAGTATTTAGAACTTACGATTTGGcacaaacaatctccactcCCATTCACAGGGCATCTGTCTTTATGTTAtttgtgggattgtgggtagtaAAAAGGACAGACTGCAGTATTACGGTATTAGCAGTGAGAACGCATTGTGCTGATACCTTGTGCTTCCTTATCAGATGCGCCGACACCGTGTTGTGTTCTACTAATGGTATTTTGCTCCACACTCTCGATGTGAATGAATACATTGGCTTTAAGGATTGTAAGCGTTTCAGTTGGTGTAAGACGGCGTGACCATCCTCTGTACCTGGCAGGCGTCCTTTCCCCCCTCCAGATAGCCGGCACACACCATGTTTTTGGTGATCTGGCCGGGGTAGGAGCCCTCACAGTCCTGCTGGGACAGGATCGGTACGTCCACGCACTGCAGGTTGAAGGGGTTAAACACtgcaggagaggtggggagagcgAGGGATGAGAGGAGGATGAGtgcaaataattaaacagtagGGAACCAGACAGTAAGAAACCTGCAAACCTTCCACTTCGACCCAAATAAGTAGCACGAGTACACGCTCTCTCCGTTCTTTCTTTCCCCAAGAAATATTGTACGAAATATGACCAACTTGAATTGTCATTTTAACAAAAGCATCCCAACTTAGATTTCCTCCATGCATATGAATACCTCAAACGATTTGTCTTTACGGTGCATTGTGTCTCTGTTTTCGGGACGGCGCTCTCACCCTGATCGGTGTAAATGTTGCCCCAGCCGGACACCACGCACCTGTCCCCGGCGACGGGACAGGCCGTGGGCAGGGCGATGGGCCGGACGAACTCGTTGACGGTGACCGGGTGGGCCAGCTTCAGAAGCATGATGTCATAGTCCAGAGTCTGGTAGTCGTAGCTCTGGTGCCAGTAGATGGCGTTGACGGACATGTATTGCTCCGTGCCCTCGTACTGCCAGATGTGGTGGTCGCCCAGGATGGCCATCTGTTCGTACGGGCtcaaggaggagaagagagaggagaggaatatgagaaaaaaaaaaaaatatatatatatatatatatatatatatatatatagttttttttttgtttgtttgtttgtttgttgcagtACTCACTTCATCCAGCAGTGGGCAGCGGAGATGACCCACTGGTCGTTTATGAGGGAGCCGCCGCAGAAGTGGTAGCCGATGTTGAGCGAGACTTGCCAGGGCTGGGAATGGCGCGGGCACTCATAACCGCCGACGATCTTGTCTTCCAGAGGAGCTGTGGCTGACAGTGTCcgacaggagggagggaggggcatgAATACActtgaataaatacaaaagctGGATATTAGACCCAATACTGAACATGCGTTAGCGTCCTCGCTATGACTGCCACTCAGTATGTTATTTTGTACTACTTTCAAAGCTGCAgcatacaaacaaaattaatataCTCTCCTTATTCCTTAAAAccaacagcagccattttttacTATTCACGATTCCGGT carries:
- the LOC135234521 gene encoding serine protease 1-like, whose protein sequence is MIGLIVLALLGSAATAPLEDKIVGGYECPRHSQPWQVSLNIGYHFCGGSLINDQWVISAAHCWMNPYEQMAILGDHHIWQYEGTEQYMSVNAIYWHQSYDYQTLDYDIMLLKLAHPVTVNEFVRPIALPTACPVAGDRCVVSGWGNIYTDQVFNPFNLQCVDVPILSQQDCEGSYPGQITKNMVCAGYLEGGKDACQGDSGGPLACNGELQGIVSWGYGCAQPNYPGVYTKVCALLPWIKDILNSY